A genomic window from Paenibacillus sp. FSL K6-0276 includes:
- the uvrC gene encoding excinuclease ABC subunit UvrC, protein MDNIRNKLALLPDLPGCYLMKNEEGTIIYVGKAKVLKNRVRSYFTGSHNGKTQRLVANIADFEYIVTSSNMEALILECNLIKKHMPRYNVLLKDDKTFPYIKITNETHPRLEVTRRVIKDKAKYFGPYPNAYAAQQTKKLLDRMYPLRKCGVMPKEVCLYYHMGQCLAPCEKEVQKSEYEQITQEIAAFLGGGHEAVKKDLQQKMQEAAEELYFERAKELRDQIIHIDALMEKQKINTTDTKDRDVFGYAVDKGWMCVQILYMRQGKMIQRHSSVFPFYGEAYSDFMSYVTQYYSDNPALPQEILLPDVLDDEALADKEAKPEIAIAAPAEEDLQKGEDSPESAEEAEARETAAEEAAAAGVVDAAGGASILQEWLGIKVLVPQRGLKKQMIGMACQNARVAIDEKFRLIERDEERTSGAVISLGESLGLERLSRIEAFDNSNIQGTNPVSAMVVFIDGKPARKEYRKYKVRTVVGADDYGTMREVIRRRYERVLKENLPMPDLIVVDGGKGQISSAIDILENELGLFIPVCGLVKDDKHKTAQLLVGDPPEPVTLARDSQEFYLLQRIQDEVHRFAITFHREQRGKSMVTSKLDSIPGIGEKRRKALLKHFGSLKKIKEASIEDFRSLSIGEKLASQILEALKDEEPST, encoded by the coding sequence TTGGACAACATCCGCAACAAACTGGCACTATTACCCGACCTGCCCGGGTGCTATCTGATGAAGAATGAAGAAGGCACCATTATTTATGTGGGTAAGGCAAAGGTGCTTAAGAATCGGGTTCGCTCTTATTTTACAGGAAGTCATAATGGTAAAACTCAGCGGCTTGTCGCTAACATTGCTGATTTCGAATATATTGTCACGTCCAGCAACATGGAAGCGCTCATTCTCGAGTGCAATCTGATAAAGAAGCATATGCCGCGTTATAACGTTCTTCTGAAGGACGACAAGACATTTCCTTATATAAAAATAACGAATGAAACTCACCCACGCCTTGAAGTTACACGCCGGGTGATTAAAGATAAAGCAAAATATTTTGGCCCTTATCCTAATGCTTATGCAGCACAGCAAACGAAAAAGCTCCTCGACCGTATGTATCCGCTCCGTAAATGTGGCGTGATGCCGAAGGAGGTCTGTCTCTATTATCACATGGGTCAGTGCTTAGCGCCGTGTGAGAAGGAAGTGCAGAAATCCGAGTATGAGCAGATTACGCAAGAAATCGCTGCTTTTCTTGGCGGAGGCCATGAGGCGGTTAAGAAGGATTTACAGCAAAAGATGCAGGAAGCTGCTGAGGAATTATATTTTGAACGGGCAAAGGAACTACGGGATCAAATTATCCATATTGATGCATTGATGGAGAAGCAGAAGATTAACACCACAGATACTAAGGATCGTGACGTTTTTGGTTATGCTGTGGATAAGGGATGGATGTGTGTACAGATTCTGTACATGAGACAAGGGAAAATGATACAGCGCCATTCCTCCGTGTTTCCGTTCTATGGGGAAGCCTACAGTGACTTTATGTCTTATGTAACACAGTATTATAGCGATAATCCGGCCCTACCGCAGGAAATTCTACTGCCGGATGTGCTTGACGATGAAGCTCTGGCTGATAAAGAAGCTAAACCGGAGATTGCCATTGCTGCTCCAGCCGAAGAAGATTTACAAAAGGGGGAAGATTCCCCCGAATCGGCTGAAGAAGCTGAGGCACGTGAAACGGCGGCTGAGGAAGCTGCGGCAGCAGGTGTCGTTGATGCGGCAGGTGGCGCCTCTATTCTACAGGAGTGGCTGGGCATCAAAGTGCTGGTGCCACAGCGCGGTCTCAAGAAGCAGATGATCGGTATGGCCTGTCAAAATGCACGAGTCGCTATCGACGAGAAGTTCCGGCTAATTGAACGGGATGAAGAGCGTACCTCTGGAGCTGTGATCAGCTTAGGCGAGAGCTTGGGTCTTGAACGCTTGAGCCGAATCGAGGCGTTCGATAACTCGAACATTCAGGGGACCAATCCGGTCTCTGCGATGGTTGTCTTCATTGATGGCAAGCCCGCGCGAAAAGAGTATCGTAAATATAAGGTTCGTACGGTAGTGGGTGCGGATGATTATGGAACGATGCGCGAGGTCATTCGGCGGCGGTATGAGCGGGTGCTGAAAGAGAATCTTCCGATGCCGGATCTTATTGTGGTCGATGGTGGTAAAGGGCAGATATCCTCGGCCATTGATATTCTGGAGAATGAGCTGGGGTTATTCATTCCGGTCTGTGGTCTCGTCAAGGATGACAAGCACAAGACGGCTCAGCTTTTGGTTGGAGATCCGCCAGAGCCCGTCACGCTGGCCCGGGATAGTCAGGAATTTTACCTGTTGCAACGGATCCAGGATGAGGTCCATAGGTTCGCTATCACCTTCCACCGTGAACAGCGCGGGAAGTCCATGGTTACCTCCAAGCTGGATTCCATACCAGGTATAGGGGAGAAGCGGCGCAAGGCGCTACTCAAGCATTTTGGATCGCTCAAGAAAATTAAAGAAGCCTCTATAGAGGATTTCCGATCACTTTCTATAGGCGAAAAGCTGGCTAGTCAAATTCTTGAGGCGCTCAAGGATGAAGAGCCATCGACATAG
- the trxA gene encoding thioredoxin, giving the protein MAIVNVSDQTFSNEVEGQGTVVVDFWAPWCGPCKMIAPILDELSAELGDSVKIAKLNVDENPETASRFGVMSIPTLIFFKDGQPVDKVVGLNSKESLKNIVAKHQ; this is encoded by the coding sequence ATGGCTATCGTGAACGTGTCTGACCAAACCTTCAGTAACGAAGTGGAAGGTCAAGGTACTGTAGTAGTAGACTTCTGGGCTCCTTGGTGTGGTCCTTGTAAGATGATTGCTCCAATCTTGGACGAATTGTCCGCAGAACTGGGAGACAGCGTGAAAATTGCAAAATTGAATGTGGATGAGAATCCGGAAACGGCTTCCCGTTTTGGAGTTATGAGTATCCCAACCTTGATCTTCTTCAAAGACGGTCAACCAGTAGATAAAGTTGTGGGACTGAACTCCAAAGAATCCCTGAAAAATATCGTAGCTAAACATCAATAA
- a CDS encoding YqzM family protein encodes MDVNAQVRDPREHINEEPRNDLGDLMNGFFGMTAFMTVVFFGMVIIKFISE; translated from the coding sequence ATGGATGTCAACGCGCAAGTACGGGACCCACGAGAACATATCAACGAAGAACCCCGCAATGATCTAGGCGATTTAATGAATGGATTTTTCGGAATGACTGCATTTATGACCGTTGTCTTTTTCGGCATGGTGATCATTAAGTTCATTTCGGAGTAA
- the dnaI gene encoding primosomal protein DnaI, with product MESMGDVLRSINNPTLRQRQRDLEQGLFNHPLVKALQSEHPELDESRLRLHMSRLYQYVEESRHCANCPGLEKCPNDFPGHFSKLTVESVNGSVDLYERKTACRLKVAQDNQDSIRKRIRSFYVDERVLNGGYDEIDIMGKDPRRVSAVNKIFDYITSVKEEGLTSRGIYLHGTFGTGKTFLMCYLLHELAVAGYTGVIVYMPDFIEDLKSIMMDGQKMKETVDTMKNCDLLIFDDIGAENLNPWARDHVLGAILNYRMNRKPTIYTSNYPLDGLEKHLSFTSKDGEEIYKGQRLMDRIAPFVDVIPLHGENQRGTIR from the coding sequence ATGGAGTCTATGGGCGATGTGCTTCGTTCGATCAACAATCCAACTCTACGACAGCGTCAACGCGATCTTGAACAAGGGTTATTCAATCATCCACTTGTGAAGGCATTACAGTCCGAACATCCTGAGTTGGACGAATCGCGACTGCGGCTTCATATGAGCCGCCTGTATCAATATGTAGAGGAAAGCCGTCACTGTGCGAACTGTCCGGGTCTAGAGAAATGTCCGAATGATTTCCCCGGTCACTTTAGCAAACTTACGGTAGAGAGCGTGAATGGTTCTGTGGACTTATATGAACGCAAGACGGCATGCCGACTTAAAGTGGCACAGGATAATCAGGATAGCATCCGCAAACGTATCCGTAGCTTTTATGTGGACGAGCGTGTGCTTAATGGCGGTTATGATGAAATAGATATTATGGGCAAAGATCCACGCCGGGTCTCGGCGGTTAATAAAATATTTGATTATATCACGAGTGTTAAGGAAGAAGGTCTGACCTCGCGCGGGATTTATTTACATGGAACCTTCGGAACAGGCAAAACGTTTCTGATGTGTTACTTGCTTCATGAGCTTGCTGTTGCCGGATATACTGGAGTTATCGTATATATGCCAGATTTTATCGAGGATTTAAAATCGATCATGATGGACGGCCAGAAGATGAAGGAAACCGTGGATACGATGAAAAACTGCGATTTACTTATTTTTGATGATATTGGTGCGGAGAATTTGAATCCTTGGGCGCGTGATCATGTGCTTGGTGCGATTCTGAATTATCGGATGAACCGTAAACCAACCATCTATACTTCGAATTATCCGCTGGATGGTTTGGAGAAGCATCTTAGCTTCACTAGCAAGGATGGCGAGGAGATCTATAAAGGTCAACGCTTGATGGATCGTATTGCTCCTTTTGTGGATGTTATTCCACTGCATGGGGAGAATCAACGGGGTACTATTAGATAA
- a CDS encoding DnaD domain protein → MRMSNLHHFTEHHRYCVSREFGLSVIDGRMLSSVYQPMVGAFAISFYRLLVEHVPADSIGYSGVEQQRRLFMTLGVEPNEKGRKYLIDQASRLEAVGLLQTCRIYVPETDDYLYEYELMPPLSPADFFATQHLTLLLRDKIGKFAVLSLRELFWNREPEEWSRRSIGKENISVPFYDIFQLNTHVIDYELEQALAEVASVRQPGMRESGEQAIGYSDIILRFPRESVNRAHVEKLRFDHTQMGVINYVAHKYELSPQDLCRLLDEDGVFSPEGEVILDALQYKASQHFRQDMKRQEKREIAAAKVVSIRSSASEENDDSIAPPEQSVEMEYYVEVPPQFLSKCDIHQYNMMLRNEPYTRLLQTFFPGAVPSHLMDMFEKIDLNYKLSGEVINVLIHYLMTMVASGGEQRMNRNFVEAIASNMLVKQVNTYEKAVKYIRDQSKVKGKGATANTAAGSRSRSYAKNTGRSAKPEIPIVLDDGSAGTVSDEEFAAMMKKAAEIKASKKKGVSQAP, encoded by the coding sequence ATGCGCATGAGTAACTTACATCATTTCACCGAACATCATCGGTACTGCGTTTCCCGCGAATTTGGTCTTAGTGTTATAGATGGACGTATGCTTAGCTCTGTGTATCAGCCTATGGTAGGAGCTTTTGCAATCAGTTTCTATCGCTTGCTGGTTGAACATGTGCCGGCAGATAGCATTGGCTATTCTGGAGTGGAGCAACAGCGCAGGTTATTTATGACGCTAGGCGTTGAACCGAATGAGAAAGGCCGCAAATATTTAATAGATCAGGCTTCCCGGTTAGAAGCGGTAGGTCTGCTACAGACCTGTCGAATCTATGTGCCGGAAACCGATGATTACTTATATGAATATGAGCTAATGCCGCCGCTATCGCCAGCTGACTTTTTTGCCACTCAGCATTTGACGTTGCTGTTACGCGATAAAATTGGCAAATTTGCTGTGCTGTCCTTACGGGAACTATTCTGGAACCGAGAGCCAGAAGAGTGGAGTCGCAGATCCATAGGCAAAGAGAATATCTCCGTGCCTTTTTACGATATTTTTCAACTCAATACACATGTCATTGATTATGAGCTGGAGCAGGCGCTTGCGGAAGTAGCCTCTGTGCGTCAGCCTGGCATGCGTGAATCTGGAGAACAAGCTATCGGATATAGTGATATTATTTTGCGTTTTCCACGGGAGTCTGTGAATCGGGCTCATGTAGAAAAATTGCGTTTTGACCATACTCAAATGGGTGTTATTAACTATGTAGCCCATAAGTATGAACTTAGTCCGCAGGATTTATGTCGTCTGCTGGATGAAGATGGAGTGTTCTCACCGGAAGGCGAGGTTATTCTGGATGCACTGCAATATAAAGCGAGCCAGCATTTCAGGCAGGATATGAAACGACAGGAAAAGCGTGAAATTGCAGCTGCCAAGGTTGTTTCCATCCGTTCCAGTGCCTCCGAAGAGAATGATGATTCTATAGCGCCACCGGAGCAATCTGTAGAGATGGAGTATTATGTAGAAGTACCGCCACAATTCTTGTCCAAGTGTGACATTCACCAATATAATATGATGCTGCGGAACGAACCTTATACGCGGTTGCTTCAAACCTTTTTCCCAGGTGCAGTACCCAGTCATTTGATGGATATGTTCGAGAAGATAGATTTGAACTATAAGCTAAGCGGTGAAGTAATCAATGTACTTATTCATTATTTAATGACTATGGTAGCCTCAGGTGGAGAACAGCGAATGAACCGCAATTTTGTAGAAGCTATCGCTTCCAATATGCTGGTTAAACAGGTGAACACCTACGAAAAGGCTGTAAAATATATTAGGGATCAGTCCAAAGTGAAAGGCAAGGGAGCCACAGCTAACACGGCGGCAGGATCTCGATCACGTTCATATGCCAAAAATACAGGCCGATCCGCTAAACCGGAAATTCCAATTGTGCTGGACGATGGAAGTGCCGGGACGGTATCGGATGAGGAATTCGCGGCGATGATGAAGAAAGCGGCAGAAATTAAGGCCAGTAAGAAAAAAGGTGTTTCCCAAGCGCCGTAA
- a CDS encoding YuiB family protein, giving the protein MGFIPVFILTVLFFVMMFGIGFILNMLMKTTWFPAYLFVLIILPVVIYSIWDRSAVTLWEHLSSFHFVDYLTGVAGLAGAVLSGWTIQKLRFGGYKMF; this is encoded by the coding sequence ATGGGGTTTATTCCGGTGTTTATCCTAACCGTTTTATTCTTTGTGATGATGTTTGGTATTGGATTTATTCTTAACATGTTAATGAAGACAACCTGGTTTCCCGCTTATCTGTTCGTACTTATTATTCTACCGGTTGTAATTTATTCCATTTGGGATAGAAGCGCAGTGACGCTCTGGGAGCATCTTTCCAGCTTCCATTTCGTTGATTACTTAACAGGTGTCGCTGGTCTAGCGGGTGCCGTGCTGAGCGGGTGGACGATTCAGAAGCTTCGTTTCGGCGGTTATAAGATGTTTTAA
- the hemQ gene encoding hydrogen peroxide-dependent heme synthase, translating to MNEAAMTLEGWYALHDFRSLNWTAWTAADDEERAVALEELHAFMQEWSTVEEAKEGSSAVYSIVGQKADFVMMFLRESLEDLNQLETAFNKIAFAQYTTKAYSYVSIVELSNYLAGGSDGSDPMQNPHVVARLKPILPQAKHICFYPMNKKRELADNWYMLDMTKRRELMASHGLIGRGYAGKVKQIITGSVGFDDWEWGVTLFAEDPLQFKKLVYEMRFDEVSARYGEFGPFYVGNLLTLESFEEMLKL from the coding sequence ATGAACGAAGCCGCTATGACACTGGAAGGCTGGTATGCCTTGCATGACTTCCGCTCACTGAACTGGACCGCTTGGACGGCAGCAGATGATGAAGAACGTGCCGTTGCTCTAGAAGAACTACATGCTTTTATGCAGGAATGGAGCACTGTCGAAGAAGCAAAGGAAGGCAGCTCCGCAGTATATTCCATCGTTGGCCAGAAGGCCGATTTCGTAATGATGTTCTTGCGCGAAAGTTTGGAAGATCTGAACCAGCTTGAGACGGCCTTTAACAAAATAGCATTTGCTCAATATACAACTAAAGCCTATTCCTATGTAAGTATTGTTGAATTAAGCAACTACCTTGCGGGTGGCAGCGATGGTAGCGATCCTATGCAGAATCCACATGTTGTCGCTCGTCTAAAACCTATTTTGCCGCAAGCGAAGCATATCTGCTTCTATCCAATGAACAAAAAACGCGAGCTTGCCGATAACTGGTATATGCTTGATATGACTAAACGTCGGGAGCTGATGGCTTCTCACGGATTAATCGGACGTGGATATGCAGGTAAGGTGAAGCAGATTATCACCGGCTCCGTAGGTTTTGATGATTGGGAATGGGGTGTAACCTTGTTCGCTGAAGATCCGCTGCAATTCAAGAAGTTGGTCTACGAAATGCGCTTTGACGAAGTCAGTGCCCGCTACGGCGAATTCGGACCTTTCTATGTCGGCAATCTGCTGACTCTCGAATCCTTTGAGGAAATGCTCAAATTGTAG
- a CDS encoding NAD(P)/FAD-dependent oxidoreductase yields MSSIPKIVILGAGYGGILTAQRLQKALNYNEADVTLVNRHEYHYFTTHLHMPAAGTDSIEHTRVSISKLIDEFKIDLVKSSVQEIRTQQKKIILEDGTLSYDYLVIALGGEPETFGIPGLDKYALTIRSINSVRLIREHIEYQFAKYKNENNAQEHINFVVGGAGFSGIEFVAELADRIPGLCKEFDVDPSMVNIYNIEAAPTALPGFAPELVEYAMNLLTKKGVTFKMGVAIKECLPNGVILASGEEIKASTIVWTGGIRGNRLIEAAGFEAMRGRVKVDEYLRAPSQENIFIIGDGSLMINPEGRPYPPTAQIAMQQGECCAHNLVAAIRNQQPKKFAFSNKGTVASLGKGQGIAVVGSKTYKGWKAAQLKKIVDMRYLFIIGGIPLVLKKGRFL; encoded by the coding sequence ATGAGTAGTATTCCCAAAATCGTAATCTTAGGCGCGGGCTATGGGGGTATTTTGACCGCACAGCGCTTACAGAAGGCTTTGAACTATAATGAAGCGGATGTCACGCTCGTAAACCGTCATGAGTACCACTATTTTACTACCCATCTACATATGCCTGCGGCAGGTACGGACAGTATTGAACACACTCGGGTGTCTATTTCTAAACTAATCGATGAATTCAAGATCGATCTCGTAAAGTCATCTGTTCAGGAAATTCGTACTCAGCAGAAAAAGATTATTTTGGAGGATGGTACTCTTTCGTATGACTATCTCGTCATTGCTTTGGGCGGAGAGCCTGAAACATTCGGTATTCCAGGACTTGATAAATACGCACTTACGATCCGGAGCATCAACTCCGTTCGTTTAATTCGTGAACATATTGAGTATCAATTCGCCAAGTACAAGAACGAGAACAATGCTCAGGAGCATATCAATTTCGTAGTCGGTGGTGCTGGCTTTAGCGGAATTGAGTTTGTGGCCGAATTAGCTGACCGCATCCCTGGATTGTGTAAAGAATTTGACGTTGATCCGAGCATGGTAAATATATACAACATAGAAGCTGCGCCAACAGCTTTGCCTGGATTTGCTCCTGAACTTGTTGAGTACGCGATGAACTTGCTCACTAAGAAGGGTGTTACTTTCAAGATGGGCGTTGCTATCAAGGAATGTCTGCCAAACGGTGTGATTCTGGCGTCAGGCGAAGAAATTAAAGCTTCCACAATTGTCTGGACAGGCGGAATTCGAGGGAATCGTCTTATTGAAGCCGCTGGATTTGAAGCTATGCGTGGACGTGTGAAAGTAGATGAATATTTACGTGCACCAAGCCAAGAAAATATCTTCATTATTGGAGATGGTTCTTTGATGATTAACCCGGAAGGACGTCCTTACCCGCCAACGGCACAAATTGCTATGCAACAGGGCGAGTGCTGTGCGCATAATTTGGTGGCTGCGATTCGTAATCAACAACCAAAGAAATTCGCATTCAGCAATAAAGGAACAGTAGCTTCACTAGGCAAGGGTCAAGGTATTGCTGTAGTTGGCAGCAAAACTTACAAGGGCTGGAAAGCAGCTCAATTGAAAAAAATTGTGGATATGCGCTACTTGTTCATTATCGGTGGGATTCCGCTGGTACTGAAAAAAGGAAGATTCTTATAA
- a CDS encoding NAD(P)/FAD-dependent oxidoreductase produces the protein MTQEQSGVPMSDLLIIGGGPAGMFAAFYGGMRQASVTLIESMPQLGGQLAALYPEKYIYDVAGFPKVTAQELVDNLTRQMDMFQSNIRLEEKVISVQKRDERHFVVTTDVAEYHSKAIIITAGVGAFEPRRLELPDAGRFEKANLHYFVNDLNAFKDKKVLISGGGDSAVDWALMLEPIAEQVTLIHRRDKFRAHEHSVENLMASKVNVITPTEITELHGDEFITKVTLSHIKTKETQEIEVDSVIVNFGFVSSLGPIAEWGIDIEGNSIVVDSRMETSIPGIFAAGDITTYPGKLKLIAVGFGEAPTAVNNAKVYIDPEAKLSPGHSSNMKL, from the coding sequence GTGACACAAGAGCAATCCGGCGTTCCTATGAGCGACCTTTTAATCATAGGTGGCGGTCCAGCTGGCATGTTTGCCGCATTTTACGGTGGGATGCGTCAGGCATCAGTAACACTTATTGAAAGTATGCCCCAATTGGGAGGACAACTCGCTGCACTTTATCCTGAAAAATACATTTATGATGTAGCAGGTTTCCCAAAAGTAACTGCACAAGAATTGGTTGACAACCTGACACGGCAAATGGATATGTTCCAATCGAATATCCGGCTGGAGGAGAAAGTAATTTCTGTTCAGAAACGGGACGAACGCCATTTTGTAGTTACAACCGATGTAGCAGAATATCACAGTAAAGCTATTATCATTACAGCTGGCGTAGGCGCTTTTGAACCTCGTCGTTTAGAACTGCCAGACGCAGGACGATTTGAAAAAGCCAACCTCCACTATTTTGTAAATGATTTAAATGCCTTTAAAGATAAAAAAGTTCTGATTAGCGGTGGTGGTGATTCCGCAGTAGACTGGGCACTAATGCTGGAACCAATCGCGGAGCAAGTAACCCTGATTCACCGCCGGGATAAATTCCGTGCGCATGAGCACAGCGTAGAGAATCTGATGGCTTCCAAAGTTAACGTAATTACACCTACTGAAATTACAGAACTGCATGGTGATGAGTTCATTACTAAGGTTACCTTATCCCATATCAAAACCAAGGAAACGCAAGAAATCGAAGTCGACAGTGTAATCGTCAATTTCGGATTTGTTTCCTCTCTGGGACCCATTGCAGAGTGGGGTATCGACATTGAAGGAAACTCCATTGTCGTTGACTCACGTATGGAAACGAGTATTCCAGGAATCTTTGCTGCCGGCGATATCACCACGTATCCAGGTAAGCTGAAGCTAATTGCTGTAGGATTCGGCGAAGCCCCAACGGCTGTGAATAACGCAAAAGTCTACATCGATCCAGAAGCCAAGCTTTCGCCAGGACACAGCAGTAATATGAAACTCTAA
- the sda gene encoding sporulation histidine kinase inhibitor Sda: protein MVELSDEMLLDSYHRAIELQLEHDFIALLLVEIRKRNLHSPVHAVLH, encoded by the coding sequence ATGGTTGAATTGTCCGATGAGATGCTTCTAGACTCTTACCATAGAGCGATAGAACTGCAACTAGAGCATGATTTCATCGCTCTTCTACTCGTTGAGATTCGCAAACGCAACTTACACTCTCCAGTTCATGCGGTTCTTCATTAA
- a CDS encoding YheC/YheD family protein, giving the protein MSGRQLASKWLKTEALLSDTRVSHYIPMTRVYSADSLLAMLRRYGNVVIKPIVGGGGYGVIKVFRDSRGYGFTYMDRTRIYKDFKSMRSALHFVKVRRRYLIQQGISLARIGGRPIDYRVKVVKNGAVWEFRSMVGRLARPGLFVTNLCKGGTMLSCREGLRRSLPRIKASAKKAEMRRLTLVCIKLMERHFPGIGELGFDYAVDYSGKIWILEVNTRPQ; this is encoded by the coding sequence ATGTCGGGAAGACAATTGGCTAGCAAATGGTTAAAGACAGAAGCATTGCTCAGTGACACGAGGGTTTCTCATTATATACCAATGACGAGGGTGTATTCGGCTGACTCACTGTTAGCCATGCTCCGGAGATACGGAAATGTTGTTATTAAACCTATAGTTGGCGGCGGAGGCTACGGTGTAATCAAAGTGTTTCGGGATAGTCGAGGTTATGGATTTACTTATATGGACAGAACTCGAATTTACAAGGACTTTAAATCCATGAGAAGTGCGCTCCATTTCGTCAAGGTCAGACGTAGATATTTGATTCAACAGGGGATTTCTCTCGCCAGAATTGGTGGGCGTCCTATTGATTATCGGGTCAAAGTAGTGAAAAATGGTGCTGTTTGGGAGTTTCGCTCCATGGTAGGGAGACTGGCTAGGCCTGGTCTGTTCGTAACGAATTTATGTAAAGGGGGCACGATGCTTTCTTGTCGAGAAGGACTTCGCAGATCGTTGCCTCGAATTAAAGCTTCGGCGAAGAAAGCAGAGATGCGCAGACTAACGCTTGTATGTATCAAACTAATGGAGCGGCACTTCCCGGGAATAGGTGAACTGGGCTTTGATTATGCCGTGGATTATTCAGGTAAAATATGGATTTTAGAGGTTAATACAAGACCTCAGTAA
- a CDS encoding GNAT family N-acetyltransferase has protein sequence MLIRKLNAEEQPPLQLLLLADPSPSLVEAYLKRGQCFVAEVENCIIGVYVLLQTRPETVELVNIAVDENQQSKGIGKQLVYHAIENARLLGAKTIEVGTGNSSVGQLALYQKCGFRITGIDRDFFIRHYSEEIVENGIKVVDMIRLSLDI, from the coding sequence ATGCTAATTAGGAAATTAAACGCAGAAGAACAACCTCCCTTGCAATTGTTGTTGTTAGCCGATCCTTCCCCAAGTCTTGTTGAAGCGTATTTAAAAAGAGGCCAATGTTTTGTAGCTGAAGTGGAGAATTGCATTATCGGTGTCTATGTTTTGCTACAAACTAGGCCTGAGACAGTGGAGCTAGTGAATATAGCCGTTGATGAGAATCAGCAAAGTAAAGGGATAGGAAAGCAGTTGGTCTATCATGCGATTGAGAATGCGAGATTACTTGGTGCGAAGACGATTGAAGTGGGTACCGGAAATTCTAGTGTAGGACAACTGGCTCTTTATCAGAAATGTGGATTTAGAATTACCGGAATCGATAGAGACTTTTTTATCAGACATTACAGTGAAGAGATTGTTGAAAATGGGATTAAGGTAGTCGATATGATCCGTCTTTCGCTAGATATATGA
- a CDS encoding iron-sulfur cluster assembly accessory protein has protein sequence MINISEKAAEQLKAMLAEQEVPNMFLRIGVTPGGCSGFSYAMGFDDNESDQDVYMDIQEMKVVVEKENLRYLDGLEIDFEESGMTGGFTINNPNATATCGCGSSFRTAKDAGKPNEEPC, from the coding sequence ATGATTAATATTAGTGAAAAGGCAGCAGAACAATTAAAGGCGATGCTTGCTGAACAAGAAGTGCCGAACATGTTCCTCCGTATTGGAGTAACACCAGGCGGATGCAGCGGATTCTCTTACGCTATGGGCTTTGATGATAATGAAAGCGATCAGGACGTATATATGGACATCCAAGAGATGAAGGTTGTCGTGGAGAAAGAGAATCTTCGTTACCTAGATGGTCTCGAAATCGATTTTGAAGAATCCGGCATGACTGGTGGCTTCACCATCAATAACCCGAACGCTACTGCAACCTGCGGCTGCGGCTCAAGCTTCCGGACAGCTAAGGATGCAGGGAAACCGAACGAAGAGCCTTGCTAA